GATCCGGCCGTCGTCGGCGTTGTCGACCTTGAGCTGGTAACCCCACGCCTGCAGCGAGATCGGCTTGTCGAGCCCCTCGTACGGGCTGAGCAGGGTCTTCTCCTGGCCGCGCACCCGCTCGGCGAGCTTCTCGACCTGGTCGGCCGGGAGGTCGGGGCGGTAGGTGATCCAGACCGCGCCGTGCTCCAGGCTGTGCACCGCGTGCTCGTTGGCGATCGGGGCGTCGTAGACGTCACCCTGGCAGTTCTGCCAGGCGGCGTTGTGTGCGCCCGCGACCGGCGGGAGGACCGTGTACTGGACCGTGCCGGTCTGGTGGTTGCCCCCCTTGACCAGCTCCGGGTCGCTCTCCCGGAAGTTGCTGATGCCCGAGATGGCGGCAGCCCGCTCGTCCCACGGCTTGGAGCCCTGGAAGGCGGCCCAACCGCCGTAGCCGAGGATCGCGGCGGCCAGCACACCGACCGCGGCGAAGAGTGCGATCGGGCCCCAGGAGCGACCCTGGCTGACCTTCACCGGGGCGATCGGCTTCCGGGGGCCCTTGCCTCCGGGGCGAGCGGCGGCGGTCTTGCCGGTGGACGCCTTCCCGCCGGACGCGGGCCTGCCGGCGGCCGGCTTCTTGCCGGTGCTGACCACGGACGGACGGCGCTGGTCGCCGCCCGGGGTGCTGATGCTCATGGTGCCTCGTCAGGTCGGTCGGTCAGGGGAGTGTGGCGGGCCGATGACGTGCAGGGTCGCCCACGAGTGACCGAGTCTACCCCCGATAACATGGATCGGTGACTCCCGCAGAACTCGCCGAGGTCGTCCTATCCGCTGCCCACGCCGTCTTCGCCGACCGTGGGCTCGACCGCTCCGCGCTGCCGGAGCGAGCGACGGTGGAACGACCCCGTAACCCGGAGCACGGCGACTACGCCTCGACCCTGGCGCTGCAACTCGCCAAGAAGGTCGGGCAGCCGCCACGGGAGCTCGCCGCCGCCCTCGCCGAGCAACTCGGCCGCGCCCCGGGGATCAAGTCGGTGGAGATCGCCGGCCCGGGCTTCCTCAACATCCGGCTCGACGCCGCCGCCGCCGGGGTGCTCGCCCGGTCGATCGTCCAGGCCGGTCCGGCGTACGGCCGTAGCGACCGGCTCGCCGGCGAGCGGATCAACCTGGAGTTCGTCTCGGCCAACCCGACCGGCCCGGTGCACATCGGCGGGGTCCGGTGGGCGGCGGTCGGCGACGCGCTGTCCCGGCTGCTGCGCGCCACCGGGGCCGACGTCGGCACCGAGTACTACTTCAACGACGCCGGCTCCCAGATCGACCGCTTCGCCCGGTCGTTGCTCGCCGCCGCCAAGGGCGAGCCGGCCCCGGAGGACGGCTACGGCGGGGCGTACATCGCCGAGATCGCCGCCGAGGTGCTCACCCGCCGGCCGGACACGCTCGGCCTGGCCGACGCGGCGGCCCAGGAGGTCTTCCGGGTCGAGGGCGTCGAGCTGATGTTCGCCGAGATCAAGTCGTCGCTGCGCGACTTCGGGGTGGAGTTCGACACCTACTTCAACGAGAAGTCGCTGCACGACCGGAGCGAACTGGACGCCGCCCTGGCCCGGCTGCGTGAGCAGGGCCACATCTACGACACCGAGGGCGCCGTCTGGCTGCGGACCACCGATTTCGGTGACGACAAGGACCGGGTCCTGCGCAAGTCCAACGGCGAGTGGACGTACTTCGCCGCCGACTGCGCGTACTACCTCGACAAGCGCGAGCGCGGCTTCGAGCGCGTGGTGATCATGCTTGGCGCCGACCACCACGGCTACATCGGCCGGATGAAGGCGATGGCCGCCTGCTTCGGCGACGACCCGGCCCGCAACCTGGAGATCCTCATCGGGCAGCTCGTCAACCTGGTCCGCGACGGCGTGCCGGTCCGGATGAGCAAGCGGGCGGGTACCGTGGTCACCCTGGAGGACCTGGTCGACGCGATCGGCGTGGACGCGGCCCGGTACGCCCTGGCCCGCTACTCCTCCGACTCCCCGATCGACATCGACGTCGAGCTGTGGACCCGGGCCAGCCGGGACAACCCGGTCTACTACGTGCAGTACGTCGCGGCCCGGACGGCCAGCGTCGGGCGCAACGCCGCCGAGGTCGGCTTCGACCGGGGCGACGCCGAGGCGTTCCGGCCGGAGCTGCTCGACCACGAGAAGGAGAACGAGCTGCTCAAGGCGCTCGCCGAGTTCCCCGCCGTGGTGGCCGCCGCCGCCGAGCTGCGCGAGCCGCACCGGGTGGCCCGCTACCTGGAGGACGACCTCTCCGGGGCGTACCACCGGTTCTACGACAACTGCCGGATCCTGCCGCGCGGCGACGAGGAGGTCACCGACCTGCACCGGGCCCGGCTCTGGCTCAACGACGCCACCCGCACGGTGATCGCCAACGGGCTGCACCTGCTCGGCGTTACCGCCCCGGAGAGGATGTAACACCCGATGCGAGCCCACTCGCCGCGAAGCGGGGATCAAGTAGTGCGAGCGCGAGGAGCGAGCTTGCGAGCCCCGCAGTCGCGAAGCGGAGACCAATAATGCGGGCACACGAGGCCGGTGCGCTGCACGGTGACATCGGCAGCCGGGGGCCGGCGTGGCTGCGTACCCCGGCCGACGTCAACGCCCTGGTGCCGCAGCTCTGGCCGCGGAACGTGGCGCGCGGCGCGGACGGCGCGCTGGTCGTCGCCGGCCTGGACGTCCGGACGGTGGCGGCCGAGTTCGGCACCCCGGTGTACGTGCTCGACGAGGACGACCTCCGCTCGCGCTGCCGCGACTTCCGGTCCGCGTTCGACACCGAGGACGTCTACTACGCGGGCAAGGCGTTCCTCTGCCGCGCGGTGGTCCGGATGATCGCCGAGGAGGGCATGTTCCTCGACGTCTGCACCGGGGGTGAGCTGGCGGTCGCGCTCTCCGCCGGCATGCCGGCGGAGCGGATCGGCTTCCACGGCAACAACAAGTCCGTGGCCGAGCTGGCCCGGGCGTTGGACGCCGGGGTGGGCCGGATCATCCTCGACTCGTTCGAGGAGATCGACCGGCTCACCGCGCTGGCCCGGGAGCGGGGGGTCCGGCCCCGGGTGCTGGTCCGGGTCACCGTCGGCGTGGAGGCGCACACCCACGAGTTCATCGCCACCGCCCACGAGGACCAGAAGTTCGGCTTCTCGCTGGCCGGCGGGGCCGCCGCCACGGCGGCCTTCCGGGTCCTCGACGAGGACGTGCTGGAGCTGCGCGGCCTGCACTCGCACATCGGGTCGCAGATCTTCGACGCCAGCGGCTTCGAGGTCTCCGCCCGACGGGTGCTCGACCTCCAGGCGCAGATCCGCGACGCCCGGGGCGTCGAACTGCCCGAGCTGGACCTCGGCGGCGGCTTCGGTATCGCGTACACCACCCAGGACGACCCGGCCACCCCGCAGGACCTGGCCAAGCGACTGCGCCGGATCGTCGAGGCGGAGTGCCTGGTCCAGCGGCTGGCCGTGCCGCACCTGTCGATCGAGCCCGGCCGGGCGATCGTCGGCCCGGCGGTGTTCACCCTCTACGAGGTGGGCACGGTCAAGGATGTGGACGGCATCCGGACGTACGTCAGCGTCGACGGCGGGATGAGCGACAACATCCGGACCGCCCTCTACGACGCCTCGTACTCGGCCACGGTGGCCTCCCGGGCATCGACGGTCGAGCCCCTGCTCGCCCGCGTGGTGGGAAAGCACTGTGAGTCCGGGGACATCGTGGTGAAGGATGAATTCCTGCCCGCCGACGTGCAGCCCGGAGATCTTGTCGCGGTGCCCGGTACGGGCGCCTACTGCCGGAGCATGGCCAGCAACTACAACCACGTGCCCCGGCCGCCGGTCGTGGCCGTGCGGGACGGGCGCGCCCGGCTGATCGTCCGGCGGGAGACGGAAGCGGACCTGCTCGCATTGGATGTCGGATGACCTCACCCCTGCGTTTGGCGATACTTGGCTGCGGCACCGTGGGCAGCGAGGTGGTCCGGCTGCTGCACGAGCAGTCGGCCGACCTGGCGGCCCGGATCGGCGCGCCGCTGGAGATCGCCGGGATCGCCGTACGGCGGCTCGGCCGCGACCGGGGCAACCTGCCGGTGGCCCCGGAGCTCTTCACCACCGACGCGCTCGGCCTGATCAAACGGGACGACGTCGACGTGGTCGTCGAGGTGGTCGGCGGCATCGAGCCGGCCCGGAGCTGGCTGGTCGACGCCCTGCGGGCCGGCAAGAGCGTGGTGACCGCCAACAAGGCACTGCTCGCCGAGGACGGCGCGGCCCTGCACGACGCGGCGGCCGACGGCGGCGCGGACCTCTACTACGAGGCCGCCGTGGCCGGGGCGATCCCGCTGCTGCGCCCGCTGCGCGAGTCGCTGCACGGCGACCGGATCAACCGGGTCACCGGCATCGTCAACGGCACCACCAACTTCATCCTTTCCGCGATGGACGCCACCGGCGCCGGCTTCGCCGAGGCGCTGGAGGAGGCGACCGAACTCGGGTACGCCGAGGCCGACCCGACCGCCGACGTGGAGGGCTTCGACGCGGCGGCGAAGGCGGCGATCCTCGCCTCGCTGGCCTTCCACACCCGGGTCGGCGCGGCCGACGTGTACCGGGAGGGGATCACCGAGGTCACCGCCGCCGACGTGGCCAGCGCCAAGGCGATGGGCTGCACGATCAAGCTGCTCTGCATCGCCGCCCGGGGTGCCGACGCGACCGGCCGGGAATCGGTCAGCGTCCGGGTGCACCCGGCGATGATCCCGCTCGGCCACCCGCTGGCCAGCGTCGGGGACGCGTACAACGCGGTCTTCGTCGAGGCGGAGGCGGCCGGGCCGCTGATGTTCTACGGCCGGGGCGCCGGTGGCGCGGCCACCGCGAGCGCCGTCCTCGGCGACGTGGTGGCGGTCGGCCGCAACCGGCTCGCCGGGGTGCGCGCGCCCAGCGAGTCCGCCTACGCCGACCTGGCGGTCCGGCCGATGGGGGAGGCCCTCACCCGGTACCACGTCAGCCTGGACGTGGCCGACAAGCCGGGTGTGCTGGCCGCCGTCGCCGGTGTCTTCGCCCGGCACGACGTGTCGATCGCCACGGTCCGCCAGGCACCGGCCGGCACCGAGTCCGCCGGTCGGGGCGCGGACGCGGTGCTGGTGATCGTGACGCACACCGCGCCGGACGCCGCCCTCGCCGCCACTGTCGAGGACCTGCGCGGCCTGGACGCGGTCCGCTCGATCGCCAGCGTGCTGCGGGTCGAGGGCGGCGAGTGACCATACGCCCGGTCGGGGGACCCGGCCTGGGCGGACCGCTGTGCCCGGCGGTCGCCGGACGGCCGGGGCGGATGGCCGGATGCCCGGTCAGGATCCGCCGGGGCGGACCGCTGTGCCCGGCGGTCGCCGGACGGTAGGTGAGACGGGCTCACC
The nucleotide sequence above comes from Micromonospora pallida. Encoded proteins:
- a CDS encoding DUF3105 domain-containing protein, which produces MSISTPGGDQRRPSVVSTGKKPAAGRPASGGKASTGKTAAARPGGKGPRKPIAPVKVSQGRSWGPIALFAAVGVLAAAILGYGGWAAFQGSKPWDERAAAISGISNFRESDPELVKGGNHQTGTVQYTVLPPVAGAHNAAWQNCQGDVYDAPIANEHAVHSLEHGAVWITYRPDLPADQVEKLAERVRGQEKTLLSPYEGLDKPISLQAWGYQLKVDNADDGRIDEFVKTLRINASIEGPNANCGQGVTATGTTPRELGTQG
- the argS gene encoding arginine--tRNA ligase; this encodes MTPAELAEVVLSAAHAVFADRGLDRSALPERATVERPRNPEHGDYASTLALQLAKKVGQPPRELAAALAEQLGRAPGIKSVEIAGPGFLNIRLDAAAAGVLARSIVQAGPAYGRSDRLAGERINLEFVSANPTGPVHIGGVRWAAVGDALSRLLRATGADVGTEYYFNDAGSQIDRFARSLLAAAKGEPAPEDGYGGAYIAEIAAEVLTRRPDTLGLADAAAQEVFRVEGVELMFAEIKSSLRDFGVEFDTYFNEKSLHDRSELDAALARLREQGHIYDTEGAVWLRTTDFGDDKDRVLRKSNGEWTYFAADCAYYLDKRERGFERVVIMLGADHHGYIGRMKAMAACFGDDPARNLEILIGQLVNLVRDGVPVRMSKRAGTVVTLEDLVDAIGVDAARYALARYSSDSPIDIDVELWTRASRDNPVYYVQYVAARTASVGRNAAEVGFDRGDAEAFRPELLDHEKENELLKALAEFPAVVAAAAELREPHRVARYLEDDLSGAYHRFYDNCRILPRGDEEVTDLHRARLWLNDATRTVIANGLHLLGVTAPERM
- the lysA gene encoding diaminopimelate decarboxylase; amino-acid sequence: MRAHEAGALHGDIGSRGPAWLRTPADVNALVPQLWPRNVARGADGALVVAGLDVRTVAAEFGTPVYVLDEDDLRSRCRDFRSAFDTEDVYYAGKAFLCRAVVRMIAEEGMFLDVCTGGELAVALSAGMPAERIGFHGNNKSVAELARALDAGVGRIILDSFEEIDRLTALARERGVRPRVLVRVTVGVEAHTHEFIATAHEDQKFGFSLAGGAAATAAFRVLDEDVLELRGLHSHIGSQIFDASGFEVSARRVLDLQAQIRDARGVELPELDLGGGFGIAYTTQDDPATPQDLAKRLRRIVEAECLVQRLAVPHLSIEPGRAIVGPAVFTLYEVGTVKDVDGIRTYVSVDGGMSDNIRTALYDASYSATVASRASTVEPLLARVVGKHCESGDIVVKDEFLPADVQPGDLVAVPGTGAYCRSMASNYNHVPRPPVVAVRDGRARLIVRRETEADLLALDVG
- a CDS encoding homoserine dehydrogenase → MRLAILGCGTVGSEVVRLLHEQSADLAARIGAPLEIAGIAVRRLGRDRGNLPVAPELFTTDALGLIKRDDVDVVVEVVGGIEPARSWLVDALRAGKSVVTANKALLAEDGAALHDAAADGGADLYYEAAVAGAIPLLRPLRESLHGDRINRVTGIVNGTTNFILSAMDATGAGFAEALEEATELGYAEADPTADVEGFDAAAKAAILASLAFHTRVGAADVYREGITEVTAADVASAKAMGCTIKLLCIAARGADATGRESVSVRVHPAMIPLGHPLASVGDAYNAVFVEAEAAGPLMFYGRGAGGAATASAVLGDVVAVGRNRLAGVRAPSESAYADLAVRPMGEALTRYHVSLDVADKPGVLAAVAGVFARHDVSIATVRQAPAGTESAGRGADAVLVIVTHTAPDAALAATVEDLRGLDAVRSIASVLRVEGGE